GCTTGCCCGGGTTCTCCGCCTGCAGCGCGGCCACGTCGCCGTTGACCCGGTCGATGAGCTTCTGATTGGTCGGGCCCAAGTTGGTGCCCGAGGAGGCGGTGGCGTCGTAGCCATTCGCTCCCGCGGCCGAGGGCCGGGGATGGAAGTAGCCGGGCTGGGAGAAGGCCTGCGCGATCAGGCGCGAGCCCACCACCACGCCGCTTCGGCGGAGCAATTCGCCGTTGGCTTTGTCGTGGAAGAACAGTTGCGCCAGCCCCGTCACCACCAGGGGATAGATCAGCCCCAGCAGGACCGTGGTGACCAGCGTCATGAGCACCGAGGTGATGAGATTCTTCTTCATGCTGAGCCTCCTAGGCCAGGCCCACGCGCGTGATGAGCATGTCGATGAGCTTGATGCCGATGAACGGCGCGACCACGCCACCCAAGCCGTAGAGCAGCAGGTTATTGCGCAGCAGGGCCGCGGCACTCTTGGGCGTGTACTTCACCCCGCGCAGCGCCAGCGGGATGAGTGCGATGATGATGAGCGCATTGAAGATCAC
This window of the Terriglobales bacterium genome carries:
- the kdpC gene encoding potassium-transporting ATPase subunit KdpC, whose product is MKKNLITSVLMTLVTTVLLGLIYPLVVTGLAQLFFHDKANGELLRRSGVVVGSRLIAQAFSQPGYFHPRPSAAGANGYDATASSGTNLGPTNQKLIDRVNGDVAALQAENPGKPVPVDLVTTSGSGLDPDITPAGAEFQVPRVAKARGITEDELRRLVAEHTAGRQFGLFGEARVNVLELNLALDEKYPLKKAPEQK